The following coding sequences lie in one Parafrankia discariae genomic window:
- a CDS encoding GNAT family N-acetyltransferase — protein sequence MNTVMVRAVVEGDLSKLSRIDQQIFGPLAYPYFVLRQLFDVHWQEILVADEGGELLGYSIAVRSGSESETDLAHFLALGVDGSRREQGIGRRLARETLRRLRERGVRWVQLAVAPDNSAAIHLYSSLGFVKTRDVDDYYGENEPRLLLELDLTSSQLSDGRENGHHASRTVTH from the coding sequence GTGAACACGGTCATGGTGAGGGCGGTCGTCGAGGGGGACCTCTCCAAGCTCAGCAGGATCGACCAGCAGATCTTCGGTCCGCTCGCGTACCCCTACTTCGTCCTGCGCCAGCTCTTCGACGTCCACTGGCAGGAGATCCTGGTCGCCGACGAGGGCGGCGAGCTGCTTGGTTACTCGATAGCCGTGCGCTCCGGATCGGAGAGCGAAACCGATCTCGCCCACTTCCTGGCCCTCGGGGTGGATGGCTCCCGTCGGGAGCAGGGCATTGGTCGTCGGCTGGCGAGAGAGACCCTCAGACGCCTGCGCGAGCGTGGCGTGCGTTGGGTGCAGCTGGCGGTGGCACCCGACAACTCGGCCGCGATACACCTGTACAGCTCGCTGGGTTTCGTGAAGACCAGGGACGTCGACGACTATTACGGCGAGAACGAGCCGCGGCTGCTGCTCGAACTCGACCTGACGTCATCACAGCTGTCGGACGGTCGGGAAAACGGCCATCACGCGTCGCGGACCGTCACGCACTAG
- a CDS encoding SCO2525 family SAM-dependent methyltransferase gives MQVEKSKYPMDASDEPRWDEFDPGAYHAHNYAVLRDDDREILEGVREFFATRAAAAAAARSLRGLDVGTGSNLYPALSMLPWCDRITLWERSASNVAWLKEEIRSYSSTWDPFWKVLTREPAYSGVADPRRVLADRATVERGSVFDLPRSQWDIGTMFFVACSISGHMADFRRASDCFLKALVPGAPFAMAYMEKSSGYQVGNIRFPAVSVAMDDIVASLDGTATDLKADRFVGTEKLREGYASMVLVRGRTRKWEPAASVATAGA, from the coding sequence GTGCAGGTAGAAAAGAGCAAGTACCCGATGGACGCCTCTGACGAGCCGCGGTGGGACGAGTTCGATCCCGGTGCCTACCACGCGCACAACTACGCCGTCCTGCGTGACGACGACCGGGAGATTCTCGAGGGCGTGCGGGAGTTCTTCGCCACCCGGGCGGCGGCCGCGGCCGCCGCCCGTTCACTGCGTGGGCTGGACGTGGGCACCGGCAGCAACCTCTACCCGGCGCTGTCGATGCTGCCCTGGTGCGATCGGATAACCCTGTGGGAACGCTCCGCGAGTAACGTCGCGTGGCTGAAGGAGGAGATCCGGTCCTACAGCTCCACCTGGGACCCCTTCTGGAAGGTGTTGACCCGCGAACCCGCCTACAGCGGCGTGGCCGACCCGCGCCGGGTGCTGGCGGACCGGGCGACGGTCGAGCGGGGAAGCGTCTTCGACCTGCCCAGGTCCCAGTGGGACATCGGCACGATGTTCTTCGTCGCCTGTTCCATCTCGGGCCACATGGCGGATTTCCGTCGGGCCTCCGACTGCTTCCTGAAGGCGCTGGTACCCGGTGCGCCGTTCGCAATGGCTTATATGGAGAAATCCAGCGGATACCAGGTCGGGAACATTCGTTTCCCGGCGGTTTCGGTGGCGATGGACGATATTGTCGCCAGTCTCGACGGAACGGCGACGGATCTGAAGGCCGACCGGTTCGTCGGCACCGAGAAGCTACGCGAGGGATACGCGAGCATGGTCCTCGTCCGCGGCCGTACCAGAAAGTGGGAACCGGCCGCCTCAGTCGCGACCGCAGGCGCCTAG
- a CDS encoding SCO2524 family protein, whose protein sequence is MDIRPRQLLLEMWESAVEYSYPSGEWKFGGRAESNSTSDAEQLLCLMYPSYQMTGMEIVKPDETAKDVRDALKRIGDARQIPQIMVQTLGEYFGRYTNERKAPVFAGGSYFQSAGPDETPTPEQQALEIVDSFSMSITLSLAVLGFVREFRSTVRRDALLAEMLELERAASRRLTASMVGLLRCFTVRTFTPYSEEGRALCDLVNTEQKATEKVLDELRDALVPARTSLRELKLGVELAADVVEDDGVLFECGWSWGIIREAPPVELESNVDVYQAPGVALAKPSLYFTVVALDGIADLFSERTRRLGLINPDQESLVGALQLRSNLARIYWSTIARLGRGRWPVEEVPWRGADPAEEGPETDYDTLLAASITIEALASERARDVDIARIGEVLAELAVRGRVTRRARQREPAIGLHVPGVRLVLTGAEDLGPPLVWPVADFSTALLKRVARAASITRDSALRDRLVALADEIWKRHVRLRQLADPPGAGLWDDTSLLNVPPTDKGPSWYFTERVMEALVTVAALTDRRPYSPTLAELALDMLAEADHLHMTELLRESPTAALPARTQLHGIGANLRRARELRERQPATSISIVQAALRDLDALAVARQA, encoded by the coding sequence TTGGATATCCGTCCGAGGCAACTTCTGCTGGAGATGTGGGAGTCGGCCGTCGAGTACTCGTACCCGAGCGGCGAGTGGAAGTTCGGCGGCCGGGCCGAGTCGAACTCGACCAGTGACGCCGAGCAGCTTCTCTGTCTCATGTATCCGTCGTACCAGATGACCGGCATGGAGATCGTAAAGCCGGACGAGACGGCCAAGGATGTCCGTGACGCGCTGAAGCGGATCGGCGACGCCCGGCAGATCCCGCAGATCATGGTGCAGACCCTCGGTGAGTATTTCGGCCGGTACACGAACGAGCGGAAGGCCCCGGTTTTCGCCGGCGGCTCCTACTTCCAGTCGGCCGGGCCGGACGAGACACCGACCCCCGAGCAGCAGGCGCTGGAGATCGTCGACTCCTTCTCGATGTCCATCACGCTGTCGCTCGCCGTTCTCGGCTTCGTCCGGGAGTTCCGGTCGACCGTTCGGCGTGACGCGCTGCTGGCCGAGATGCTGGAGCTGGAGAGGGCCGCGTCGCGCCGGCTGACCGCGTCGATGGTGGGACTGCTGCGCTGCTTCACCGTGCGGACCTTCACTCCTTATTCAGAGGAGGGCCGGGCGCTGTGCGACCTGGTCAACACGGAGCAAAAAGCGACCGAGAAGGTGCTCGACGAGCTCCGTGACGCGCTCGTGCCCGCCCGTACCTCGCTGCGTGAGCTGAAGCTCGGCGTGGAACTGGCGGCCGACGTCGTGGAGGACGACGGTGTGCTGTTCGAGTGCGGCTGGTCCTGGGGCATCATCCGGGAGGCGCCGCCGGTCGAACTGGAATCGAACGTCGACGTCTACCAGGCTCCGGGCGTCGCGCTGGCGAAACCGTCCCTGTATTTCACCGTCGTCGCGCTCGACGGTATCGCGGACCTCTTCTCGGAACGCACCCGGAGGCTCGGCCTGATCAACCCGGACCAGGAGAGCCTGGTGGGCGCGTTGCAGCTGCGCTCGAATCTGGCCCGCATCTACTGGAGCACCATCGCGCGTCTCGGCCGGGGCCGCTGGCCCGTCGAGGAGGTTCCCTGGCGGGGCGCGGATCCCGCCGAGGAAGGGCCGGAGACGGACTACGACACGCTGCTGGCCGCCTCGATCACGATCGAGGCGCTGGCCAGCGAGCGAGCTCGGGACGTCGACATCGCGCGGATCGGGGAGGTACTGGCGGAGCTGGCCGTGCGCGGCCGGGTCACCAGACGGGCCAGGCAGCGCGAGCCCGCGATCGGGCTGCACGTCCCGGGCGTGCGGCTGGTGCTCACCGGAGCCGAGGACCTCGGGCCGCCCCTGGTGTGGCCGGTGGCGGACTTCTCGACCGCGCTGCTCAAGCGGGTGGCGCGGGCCGCGTCCATCACCCGCGACAGTGCTCTGCGGGACCGGCTGGTCGCCCTGGCGGACGAGATCTGGAAACGTCACGTGCGGCTCCGTCAGCTCGCCGACCCCCCGGGCGCCGGGCTGTGGGACGACACCAGCCTCCTGAACGTGCCGCCGACGGACAAGGGGCCGTCGTGGTACTTCACCGAACGGGTGATGGAGGCGCTCGTCACGGTCGCGGCGCTCACCGACCGGCGCCCGTACAGTCCCACGCTGGCCGAGCTGGCGCTGGACATGCTCGCGGAGGCCGACCACCTGCACATGACCGAGCTGCTGCGGGAGTCACCGACAGCCGCCCTCCCGGCCCGCACCCAGCTGCACGGCATCGGGGCGAACCTGCGGCGAGCCCGGGAGCTGCGTGAACGGCAGCCGGCGACGTCGATCTCGATCGTGCAGGCGGCGTTGCGCGATCTCGACGCGCTCGCCGTGGCCCGGCAGGCCTGA
- a CDS encoding SCO2523 family variant P-loop protein codes for MIVFATSDKGGTGRSVTSCNVAYRRAMQGSDVCYLDFDFGSPTAGAIFGVEAAGQGTASGGGLHEYLAGRAAEADQLDVWAQSELGGPRARPLGAGRLTLLPGDSGGGEFPVDAAMARRCSDLFLRLDEEFELTLVDLSAGRSYATELVLRATADPVIADKKARWLVFHRWTRQHIVSAAGLVFGPYGVLDAGTAWGHQRRELEDSIRFVRTAVLEPDSPQLSVLRPEQSVWLQSYNTSLQKLAAKLRIGRSVMLGSIPLDPVLQWREQIIVEDDISTTRIANEETGQAFEELAKRLTDDGAWEGL; via the coding sequence ATGATCGTGTTTGCGACGTCCGACAAGGGCGGCACCGGGCGCTCCGTGACGAGCTGCAACGTCGCCTACCGGCGCGCGATGCAGGGCAGCGACGTCTGCTACCTCGACTTCGACTTCGGTTCACCCACCGCGGGCGCGATCTTCGGGGTGGAGGCGGCCGGGCAGGGCACGGCGAGCGGCGGTGGGCTGCACGAGTACCTCGCCGGCCGGGCGGCCGAAGCGGACCAGCTGGACGTCTGGGCGCAGTCGGAGCTGGGCGGGCCGCGGGCCAGGCCGCTGGGCGCCGGCCGGCTCACCCTGCTGCCGGGAGACTCCGGGGGCGGCGAGTTCCCCGTCGACGCGGCCATGGCCCGGCGGTGCAGCGACCTGTTCCTGCGCCTCGACGAGGAGTTCGAGCTCACCCTCGTCGACCTCAGCGCCGGCCGCTCCTACGCGACGGAGCTGGTGCTGCGCGCCACGGCCGACCCGGTGATCGCCGACAAGAAGGCCCGCTGGCTGGTGTTCCACCGCTGGACCCGCCAGCACATCGTCTCCGCCGCCGGCCTGGTGTTCGGCCCGTACGGCGTTCTCGACGCGGGGACGGCCTGGGGACACCAGCGTCGCGAGCTGGAGGACTCCATCCGGTTCGTGCGCACCGCGGTCCTCGAACCGGACTCGCCTCAGCTGTCCGTCCTGCGGCCGGAACAGTCGGTGTGGCTGCAGTCGTACAACACCAGCCTGCAGAAGCTGGCGGCGAAGCTGCGGATCGGCCGCAGCGTGATGCTCGGCTCCATCCCGCTCGACCCGGTCCTGCAGTGGCGCGAGCAGATCATCGTCGAGGACGACATCTCGACCACGCGGATCGCCAACGAGGAGACCGGGCAGGCGTTCGAGGAACTCGCGAAGCGCCTGACGGACGACGGCGCGTGGGAGGGGCTCTGA
- a CDS encoding SCO2522 family protein — MEPFPGGPASSSGAAVFRETSAVERTAELPLAQLSVEVGHFYPEDLTGGDGALAEHFRRIAPWVDRPRLESLAGVAGRTPRVSTCLLIDDYSDQGKMPPPAVAVPELLAAAGASGVTVDYIARESACTATEHAPLARIVEGALVVDPPYGANGSRPPPDETGWLCNGARSPSPVGGRAMGAAESWRPPTENGSRRHSVFLDVELWSEHRAHRVWSCAFLATVWQLLRLGLLRAGGETVVRPVAVDLESLPDRWADLPAIGRLTPAPAPFCAYRTFSLLDTGYLPIEHAVRVILGQVGVDSAALSVTRRRAAAEGVPLPPEPADRLSYLFLGR, encoded by the coding sequence GTGGAACCTTTCCCCGGCGGGCCGGCGAGCTCCTCCGGGGCCGCGGTGTTCCGGGAGACGAGCGCCGTCGAGCGCACCGCGGAGCTGCCGCTGGCCCAGCTGTCGGTCGAGGTCGGTCACTTCTACCCGGAGGACCTGACCGGTGGTGACGGCGCGTTGGCGGAGCATTTCCGCCGCATCGCGCCGTGGGTGGACCGGCCGCGGCTGGAATCCCTGGCCGGCGTCGCCGGCCGGACCCCTCGGGTGAGTACCTGCCTGCTGATCGACGACTACTCCGACCAGGGGAAGATGCCGCCGCCCGCGGTGGCGGTGCCCGAGCTGCTCGCCGCCGCCGGTGCCAGCGGCGTCACCGTCGACTACATCGCGCGGGAGTCGGCGTGCACGGCCACCGAGCACGCGCCGCTGGCGCGCATCGTCGAGGGAGCGCTCGTCGTCGACCCGCCCTACGGGGCGAACGGTTCGCGTCCGCCGCCGGACGAGACGGGCTGGCTGTGCAACGGGGCCCGCTCGCCGTCCCCGGTCGGGGGCCGGGCGATGGGAGCCGCGGAGTCCTGGCGGCCGCCGACGGAGAACGGTTCCCGCCGCCATTCGGTGTTCCTCGACGTGGAGCTGTGGAGCGAACACCGGGCACACCGGGTCTGGTCATGCGCCTTCCTGGCGACGGTGTGGCAGCTGCTGCGGCTGGGCCTGTTACGGGCCGGCGGCGAGACGGTGGTTCGTCCGGTGGCGGTCGATCTGGAGAGTCTTCCCGACCGGTGGGCCGACCTCCCGGCGATCGGCCGGCTCACCCCGGCCCCCGCGCCCTTCTGCGCCTACCGGACGTTCTCCCTGCTCGACACCGGCTACCTGCCGATCGAGCACGCCGTGCGGGTGATCCTCGGTCAGGTCGGGGTCGACTCGGCCGCGCTGTCGGTCACGAGACGTCGCGCGGCTGCCGAAGGCGTTCCGCTGCCACCCGAACCCGCGGACCGACTCTCCTACCTCTTCCTGGGCCGCTGA
- a CDS encoding SCO2521 family protein: MMAPRAAAVPRATAAPRAPKTPEPAEELDLLVGEVLTTLLQNSHRVGAATAATLLDIVPGGRVRSATRPMAHAFSPDVRVGVHCPLATASGTRADGAGTVVARASVTGGTVLQASSRARLIRAVGERRLPWSHYVANPGTVEVVGRSTEDDLAAGFLTAPTRASLDLGAVSGRLLGRVQRSPGIDRVASLRARRTKLRFAVSWRSFDSPLLPQSARSVEFVIHDETLRTLRLRLGRCDPSDAVAACEDLAFHDWLLSTVEALLDNSRIGVDSAPEVVRRFRPVIDRLLHLWMPGARVVEELAEVWGALERRPGFSREWASLTGQIRDQLMLAGLEPPSDRSARDRTAGADQGAARKTLSACDRD; the protein is encoded by the coding sequence ATGATGGCCCCACGCGCGGCGGCTGTTCCCCGGGCGACGGCCGCCCCACGCGCACCGAAGACGCCCGAGCCGGCCGAGGAGCTGGACCTGCTCGTCGGCGAGGTGCTCACCACCCTGCTGCAGAACTCACACCGGGTCGGCGCCGCCACCGCCGCCACGCTGTTGGACATCGTCCCGGGCGGTCGGGTCCGCAGCGCGACCCGGCCCATGGCCCACGCGTTCTCACCCGACGTCCGGGTGGGGGTGCACTGCCCCCTCGCCACCGCCTCGGGCACCAGGGCCGACGGCGCGGGAACGGTCGTGGCCCGAGCGTCCGTCACCGGAGGCACGGTCCTGCAGGCGTCCAGCAGGGCCCGGCTCATCCGCGCCGTCGGCGAGCGGCGGCTGCCATGGTCGCACTACGTGGCGAACCCCGGGACCGTCGAGGTTGTCGGACGCAGTACTGAGGACGACCTGGCAGCGGGATTCCTGACGGCGCCGACCAGGGCATCCCTTGATCTCGGCGCGGTGAGCGGCCGGTTGCTCGGCCGTGTTCAACGTAGCCCCGGTATCGATCGGGTGGCCTCGTTGCGCGCACGTCGGACGAAACTGCGTTTCGCCGTCAGCTGGCGGTCTTTCGATTCGCCTCTGCTGCCACAATCAGCCCGTAGCGTCGAGTTCGTCATCCACGACGAGACGCTGCGGACACTGAGGCTTCGGCTGGGCAGGTGCGATCCGTCCGACGCGGTGGCCGCGTGCGAGGATCTCGCCTTTCACGACTGGCTGCTGTCCACGGTGGAGGCCCTGCTCGACAACAGCCGAATCGGGGTTGACTCCGCGCCGGAGGTGGTGCGGCGTTTCCGTCCGGTGATCGACCGCCTGCTCCATCTGTGGATGCCCGGCGCGCGGGTCGTCGAGGAGCTGGCCGAGGTCTGGGGCGCGCTGGAAAGACGGCCCGGCTTCTCCCGGGAGTGGGCCAGCCTGACCGGGCAGATTCGGGACCAGCTCATGCTGGCCGGGCTCGAGCCGCCGTCGGACCGGTCCGCCCGGGACCGGACCGCGGGGGCCGACCAGGGGGCCGCGCGGAAGACCTTGTCGGCGTGTGACAGGGACTGA
- a CDS encoding GNAT family N-acetyltransferase, translating to MRTRQAAEGDWPAIWPVWEAVVAEGETCMWAPGTDERSARGLWMLPAPAHVLVMEVEDGPGSTRVVATALLTPSQPGLGDHVALAQLLVDPAVVNFGGGAFGPGGYGADGYGADLASSRGVGRAAAEGMVDYAADLGYRAMQLNSVVAANTRLVALWRSLAFRVIGTLPAAYRHPWHGEVDLYVMHRFLPPGKPAPRVLT from the coding sequence GTGCGGACACGTCAGGCAGCGGAGGGCGACTGGCCGGCCATCTGGCCGGTCTGGGAGGCCGTCGTCGCCGAGGGCGAGACGTGCATGTGGGCGCCGGGCACCGACGAGCGGAGCGCGCGGGGCCTGTGGATGCTGCCGGCACCCGCGCACGTGCTGGTGATGGAAGTCGAGGACGGCCCCGGTTCGACCCGTGTCGTCGCGACGGCGCTGCTCACCCCCAGCCAGCCGGGTCTGGGCGACCACGTGGCGCTGGCCCAGCTGCTGGTCGACCCGGCCGTGGTCAACTTCGGCGGGGGCGCGTTCGGCCCCGGCGGCTACGGGGCCGACGGCTACGGGGCCGATCTGGCCAGCAGCCGCGGGGTGGGCCGGGCCGCCGCCGAGGGGATGGTCGACTACGCCGCCGACCTCGGCTACCGCGCGATGCAGCTCAACTCGGTGGTCGCCGCGAACACCCGGCTGGTGGCCCTGTGGAGATCACTGGCGTTCCGGGTGATCGGCACCCTGCCCGCGGCCTACCGCCACCCGTGGCACGGCGAGGTCGACCTCTACGTCATGCACCGCTTCCTCCCGCCCGGCAAGCCGGCCCCCCGCGTCCTCACCTGA
- a CDS encoding toll/interleukin-1 receptor domain-containing protein produces MARSFSESELGELARVYHRKLSATSLLARAGIDRESQPSWDSHTSRDFWWEVGEEVASGRGGPDAADRVLAFAAEEYPGNDVFRRSAGGPSHGSPAPASVPAPASAAAGSAAAVPGVSVGGGRAAEPFGRSGPSGSAAPVSVLGTIVVVDAVGFSRNGALVHLEWRKGISAVTAQAAAAVRIPADSMYFNDRGDGFMMIVEGRVPAEAVVADFTRELRIALGEYNRTRNSVGRIRLRVAVHEGRAFVDGTGLAGTPAIVTARLVDAKELRGVLGKADGPDTALIVSDAIYQSTVAERLRGLDPDDFVRVEVDMEKYQGVAWIAGRENADTADTAGAAGSGEEARTVAAEQLPVPEPATGRWDFLISCTEADVDWGQWIAHQLQVADYKVHLDALDMVAGTGRVAEWHDAVQYSTRTIAVLSESYLTAARKIQSQWQAAWESDGTGAGEGGVERRLIPVVVRPCSPGGLLGGITPIDLISRLDDREVAREYLLEEIEATLTGRRRRSATAPPFPGRS; encoded by the coding sequence ATGGCCAGGTCCTTTTCCGAATCCGAGCTGGGTGAACTGGCGAGGGTCTACCACCGGAAGCTTTCCGCCACATCACTGTTGGCGCGCGCGGGTATCGACCGCGAGAGTCAGCCCAGCTGGGACAGCCACACCTCCCGGGACTTCTGGTGGGAGGTGGGCGAGGAGGTGGCGTCGGGACGAGGCGGGCCGGACGCCGCTGACCGCGTCCTGGCCTTCGCGGCCGAGGAGTATCCCGGTAACGACGTCTTCCGCCGGTCGGCCGGCGGCCCGTCGCACGGCTCCCCGGCTCCGGCTTCGGTCCCAGCCCCGGCTTCGGCCGCGGCCGGGAGCGCCGCCGCTGTGCCGGGCGTCTCTGTCGGGGGTGGCCGGGCCGCCGAGCCCTTCGGGAGATCCGGCCCGTCCGGCTCGGCCGCTCCGGTCTCCGTCCTGGGGACGATCGTCGTGGTCGACGCGGTGGGCTTCAGCAGGAACGGTGCGCTCGTGCATCTGGAGTGGCGCAAGGGCATCAGCGCCGTCACCGCCCAGGCGGCGGCCGCCGTCCGTATCCCGGCGGACTCCATGTACTTCAACGACCGCGGTGACGGATTCATGATGATCGTCGAAGGTCGGGTACCCGCCGAGGCGGTGGTCGCCGACTTCACCCGGGAGCTGCGGATCGCCCTCGGCGAGTACAACCGCACCCGCAACAGCGTCGGACGGATCCGGCTGCGCGTCGCCGTGCATGAGGGCCGGGCGTTCGTGGACGGCACCGGCCTCGCCGGCACCCCCGCGATCGTCACGGCGAGGCTGGTCGACGCGAAAGAGCTGCGCGGCGTCCTCGGAAAGGCCGACGGCCCGGATACCGCCCTGATCGTCTCGGACGCGATCTACCAGTCGACGGTCGCCGAGCGGCTGCGCGGGCTGGACCCGGACGACTTCGTGCGGGTCGAGGTCGACATGGAGAAGTACCAGGGCGTCGCGTGGATCGCGGGACGCGAGAACGCCGACACGGCCGACACGGCCGGCGCGGCCGGTTCGGGGGAGGAGGCCCGTACGGTGGCGGCCGAACAGCTGCCGGTGCCCGAGCCGGCGACCGGCAGGTGGGATTTCCTGATCTCGTGCACGGAGGCCGACGTGGACTGGGGCCAGTGGATCGCCCACCAGCTCCAGGTCGCCGACTACAAGGTGCACCTGGACGCCCTCGACATGGTGGCGGGCACGGGCCGCGTCGCGGAGTGGCACGACGCGGTCCAGTACTCGACCCGGACGATCGCCGTGCTGAGCGAGAGCTACCTGACCGCGGCGCGGAAGATCCAGTCCCAGTGGCAGGCGGCCTGGGAGAGCGACGGCACCGGCGCCGGCGAGGGCGGGGTGGAGCGCAGGCTGATCCCGGTGGTGGTCCGGCCGTGCAGCCCGGGTGGTCTGCTCGGGGGCATCACCCCCATCGACCTGATCAGCCGCCTGGACGACCGGGAGGTCGCCCGCGAGTACCTGCTGGAGGAGATCGAGGCCACGTTGACCGGGCGGCGCAGGCGGTCGGCCACCGCACCCCCGTTCCCGGGAAGGAGCTGA
- a CDS encoding metallopeptidase family protein, which yields MGTVVTVSPERFEELVVAALDSLPPELGRRMRNVAILVEDDSADGLLGLYEGIPLTERGDWYSGVLPDRITIYRNPICAMSASEADVVREVRITVIHEIAHHFGIGDDRLDELGWH from the coding sequence ATGGGAACCGTGGTCACCGTCAGCCCGGAACGGTTCGAGGAACTGGTCGTCGCCGCGCTGGACAGCCTGCCGCCCGAGCTGGGACGACGGATGCGCAACGTCGCCATCCTGGTCGAGGACGACTCCGCGGACGGCCTGCTGGGCCTCTACGAGGGAATTCCCCTCACCGAGCGGGGCGACTGGTACAGCGGCGTGCTCCCCGACCGCATCACGATCTACCGCAATCCGATCTGCGCCATGAGCGCCTCGGAGGCGGACGTCGTGCGTGAGGTGCGGATCACCGTCATCCACGAGATCGCGCACCACTTCGGTATAGGCGACGACCGGCTGGACGAGCTCGGCTGGCACTGA
- a CDS encoding FHA domain-containing protein — MDLSTIRVTTATGTVELTPDRSYVIGRSRDADITVADTKVSRRHVELAPGPDGWTARDLSTNGVWSEGARAKQFAVDGEIRIRLGGLAGPEVLLRAFRPVQRPPAAPPRPQLDNADAETMLAGQGRRPVPGQAAPPAPATRTPEPVGAGASTSAGAGGGAGAGGGAARRHPLAGWLHALPTLVWLAAVGFALGALVALS, encoded by the coding sequence ATGGACCTGAGCACCATCCGGGTGACCACGGCCACGGGAACTGTCGAGCTGACCCCGGACCGGTCCTATGTGATCGGCCGCAGCCGCGACGCGGACATCACCGTCGCCGACACGAAGGTCTCCCGCCGGCACGTCGAGCTCGCCCCGGGCCCGGACGGCTGGACGGCGCGTGACCTGAGCACCAACGGAGTCTGGAGCGAGGGCGCGCGGGCGAAGCAGTTCGCCGTCGACGGCGAGATCCGCATCCGGCTGGGCGGGCTGGCCGGCCCGGAGGTCCTGCTCCGGGCGTTCCGGCCGGTCCAGCGCCCGCCGGCCGCGCCGCCGCGGCCGCAGCTCGACAACGCCGACGCCGAGACCATGCTGGCCGGGCAGGGCCGCCGGCCGGTTCCCGGGCAGGCCGCCCCGCCCGCCCCGGCCACTCGAACTCCCGAGCCGGTGGGTGCCGGGGCCAGCACCAGTGCTGGTGCTGGTGGCGGGGCCGGCGCTGGTGGCGGGGCCGCGCGGCGGCACCCCCTGGCCGGCTGGCTGCACGCGCTGCCGACCCTGGTCTGGCTCGCCGCCGTGGGGTTCGCCCTCGGCGCCCTGGTCGCCCTCTCCTGA
- a CDS encoding Rieske (2Fe-2S) protein produces the protein MTQEAPTRRVVVPGLVVTAAGAAAGYVIASGSSAADPKPPAAEANAAGGAPAAGNPTTPLANLADIPANGGLVIEDASTVLTRDGGDGIKAFTSVCTHQGCNVSSVEGGQIICPCHGSKFDARTGARVAGPAKQPLAPIPVTVRDGAVFSG, from the coding sequence ATGACGCAGGAAGCTCCGACACGGCGCGTGGTGGTTCCCGGCCTTGTCGTGACCGCGGCGGGTGCCGCCGCCGGCTACGTGATCGCCTCGGGCAGCAGTGCCGCCGACCCGAAACCGCCCGCCGCCGAGGCGAACGCGGCGGGCGGCGCGCCGGCCGCGGGGAACCCCACGACCCCACTGGCCAACCTCGCCGACATCCCCGCGAACGGCGGCCTGGTCATCGAGGACGCCAGCACGGTCCTGACCCGGGACGGCGGCGACGGGATCAAGGCGTTCACGTCCGTCTGCACCCACCAGGGCTGCAACGTCAGCTCGGTCGAGGGAGGGCAGATCATCTGCCCGTGCCACGGCAGCAAGTTCGACGCGCGGACCGGTGCTCGCGTCGCCGGGCCGGCGAAGCAGCCGCTGGCGCCGATCCCGGTGACCGTGCGCGACGGCGCCGTCTTCAGCGGCTGA
- a CDS encoding DUF6529 family protein, whose protein sequence is MALGTEGSGSDTARDSTRAPSVGLGLAVALLTGVAVTLALAVYSKTHDPARRPLFTLGFSGMLPMKAWLTTAAAVLLLVQLTTALWMWGRLPGAGRAPGWTAPVHRWSGTVAFVLTLPVAFHCIWALGFASSDSRVLVHSLAGCVFYGAYAAKMLGLRTRKLPGWALPVLGSAVLLTLVVLWLSASLWFFTRPDIPKY, encoded by the coding sequence ATGGCGCTGGGCACGGAAGGTTCCGGTTCGGATACGGCTCGAGATAGCACACGTGCGCCTTCGGTGGGGCTGGGCCTCGCCGTCGCGTTGTTGACCGGGGTGGCGGTCACGCTGGCGCTGGCGGTCTACTCGAAGACCCACGACCCCGCCCGTCGACCGCTGTTCACCCTCGGTTTCTCCGGCATGTTGCCGATGAAGGCCTGGCTCACCACGGCCGCGGCCGTCCTCCTGTTGGTGCAGCTCACGACCGCTCTGTGGATGTGGGGGCGGCTGCCCGGGGCCGGCCGGGCGCCCGGCTGGACGGCTCCCGTCCACCGCTGGAGCGGCACGGTCGCCTTCGTGCTGACGCTGCCCGTCGCGTTCCACTGCATCTGGGCCCTCGGATTCGCCAGCAGCGATTCCCGCGTGCTTGTGCACAGCCTCGCGGGGTGCGTTTTCTACGGTGCCTACGCGGCGAAAATGCTCGGCCTGCGGACGCGGAAACTCCCGGGATGGGCGCTGCCGGTACTGGGGTCGGCGGTTCTCCTCACCCTCGTCGTGCTCTGGTTGAGCGCGTCGCTGTGGTTTTTCACCCGCCCCGACATCCCGAAATACTGA